GGGGCCTGTGCCACTTCTCAGTTCCCAAGAATATAGAGCCAAGGCAATCCCCTGTTTTTGACCGTTTTTCTTCAATTTTGTTGCTTATTTGTTACTTTTATAATTATCAAATCAATATTTTCAATGGTTTAAGTTTGTTAACGATGATTCCTTTCCATTCAATACTTTGGTGTAGTATATTTAGCGGCTTTCACTCTGAATCTGGTCTGAACGGAGGAATATAGTTAATGGCCCAATTTGAAACGAATAACTACGATGTTTTAATAGTTGGTGGCGGTGGAGCCGGTTTGCGCGCTGCAATTGCCGTTGCTGAAATCAACCCGAAATTGAGCATCGCGGTAGTCTCGAAAGTTTATCCAATGCGCAGCCACACCGTGTCTGCCGAAGGTGGGTCT
The genomic region above belongs to candidate division KSB1 bacterium and contains:
- a CDS encoding FAD-binding protein, which gives rise to MAQFETNNYDVLIVGGGGAGLRAAIAVAEINPKLSIAVVSKVYPMRSHTVSAEGGSAAVIKTNDSLDDHAYDTISGADWMCDQDAVEVFVNEAPQEM